In Myxococcota bacterium, a single window of DNA contains:
- a CDS encoding DUF937 domain-containing protein — MNLADMLLNQNQGAIVQQLAGQLGIGEDQARSAAAAVLPTLARGMQRNAQSQGGLDALLGALQKGNHEQYYDQPETLGRPDTIADGNAILGHLLGSKDVSRNVAGHASQQTGVDSSLIKQMLPMLAAAVMGAMGKQTQGGGGLLGQLAQGLGGATGGSSGGGLGDVLGAALGGGGSRGGSSGSPGLDMLSSFLDADKDGSMADDLLGMAQKFF, encoded by the coding sequence GTGAACCTCGCCGACATGCTTCTCAACCAGAACCAAGGTGCCATCGTCCAGCAGCTGGCAGGCCAGCTCGGCATCGGTGAAGACCAGGCGCGCTCGGCCGCGGCCGCCGTCCTGCCGACCCTCGCGCGCGGCATGCAGCGCAATGCCCAGTCGCAAGGGGGGCTCGACGCGCTGTTGGGGGCACTGCAGAAGGGCAACCACGAGCAGTACTACGACCAGCCCGAGACACTGGGGCGCCCCGACACGATTGCCGACGGCAACGCCATTCTGGGTCACCTGCTCGGCAGCAAGGACGTCAGCCGCAACGTGGCGGGTCACGCCAGCCAGCAGACCGGTGTCGACTCGTCGCTGATCAAGCAGATGCTCCCGATGCTGGCGGCGGCCGTGATGGGCGCGATGGGAAAGCAGACGCAGGGCGGCGGGGGACTGCTCGGCCAGCTCGCACAGGGGCTCGGCGGCGCCACCGGCGGGAGCAGCGGTGGCGGGTTGGGCGACGTGCTGGGCGCCGCGCTCGGCGGCGGTGGCTCCCGCGGCGGCAGCTCGGGGTCGCCGGGACTCGACATGCTCTCGAGCTTTCTCGATGCCGACAAGGACGGCTCGATGGCCGACGACCTGTTGGGGATGGCCCAGAAGTTCTTCTAG
- a CDS encoding SDR family oxidoreductase — translation MSERGSLIDRGFVITGGTRGLGRATVLEALERGAKVVFCGRPGSEDAAAEVLDAAKARDRGDAVWFVPADVRKEEDVETLFDFAAEKLETLHALVNNAGILKNELLISTSIEDWQEVLDTNLRSAFLTTRRAVEEFLVGGEGGRIVNVSSIVAGGAAGLASYATSKSALLSFTRAVAKEYGRRNIACNAVVPGFLETGVTDVLSDEGREDRAKLSPHRRLGRTQEAVEAILYLASDEASYVTGDALYVAGAVRDVPELRS, via the coding sequence TTGTCCGAGCGGGGATCATTGATCGATCGCGGGTTCGTCATCACGGGCGGAACGCGGGGCCTGGGACGCGCGACCGTCCTCGAAGCACTCGAGCGCGGGGCGAAGGTCGTGTTCTGCGGTCGGCCGGGCTCCGAGGACGCCGCGGCGGAAGTGCTGGACGCGGCGAAGGCGCGCGACCGGGGCGACGCGGTCTGGTTCGTCCCAGCCGACGTGCGCAAGGAAGAAGACGTCGAGACGCTCTTCGACTTCGCCGCCGAGAAGCTCGAGACGCTCCACGCGCTGGTGAACAACGCCGGGATCCTGAAGAACGAGCTCTTGATCTCGACCTCGATCGAGGACTGGCAGGAAGTACTGGACACCAACCTGCGCAGCGCCTTCCTCACCACCCGGCGGGCCGTCGAAGAATTCCTGGTCGGCGGCGAAGGCGGTCGGATCGTCAACGTCAGTTCGATCGTCGCCGGCGGTGCCGCCGGACTCGCGAGTTACGCCACGTCGAAGTCGGCGTTGCTCTCCTTCACTCGCGCGGTCGCCAAGGAGTACGGGCGCCGCAACATCGCGTGCAACGCGGTGGTCCCGGGTTTCCTCGAAACCGGGGTCACCGACGTCCTCTCCGACGAGGGCCGCGAAGACCGCGCGAAGCTCTCGCCGCACCGCCGCCTGGGCCGCACCCAGGAGGCCGTCGAGGCGATCCTCTACCTGGCGTCCGACGAGGCGTCCTATGTCACCGGCGACGCCCTCTACGTCGCCGGGGCGGTGCGCGACGTCCCCGAGCTCCGCTCGTGA
- the fabD gene encoding ACP S-malonyltransferase, translated as MSTVFLFGGQGSQTPGMGDELRESSAVARAVFEEAGAAVDFPLLERMSKGPADALRRTEVAQPALLTITVAHARELIARGITPDYAMGHSLGQYGALVIAGALDFADGLRLVSERGRLMQAAVPEGEGAMFAIVGVDRDEVVNACQTAATHGIVEIACHNTEGQTAISGTPAAVEAAADALEEEGAGVVPLEVSAPFHCSLLAPIRDDFRRCLEAVPFRAPELPVIDNVSARPLESADAVRDALLEQVTAPVLFEESLCWLAERGDVDRAIQCGPGKQLLGFARRILREARGETFDEVASPTAAA; from the coding sequence GTGAGTACGGTCTTCCTCTTCGGCGGCCAGGGCTCCCAGACGCCCGGCATGGGCGACGAGCTGCGCGAGAGTTCCGCCGTCGCACGCGCCGTGTTCGAAGAGGCGGGTGCTGCCGTCGACTTCCCCCTGCTCGAGCGCATGTCCAAGGGTCCGGCCGACGCGCTGCGGCGCACCGAGGTGGCCCAGCCCGCGCTCCTCACGATCACCGTGGCTCACGCACGCGAGCTGATCGCGCGGGGAATCACTCCGGACTACGCGATGGGTCACAGTCTCGGTCAGTACGGGGCCCTGGTCATCGCCGGCGCGCTCGACTTCGCCGATGGCCTGCGGCTGGTGTCCGAGCGCGGCCGACTGATGCAGGCGGCCGTGCCCGAGGGAGAAGGGGCGATGTTCGCGATCGTCGGCGTGGACCGCGACGAAGTGGTCAACGCGTGCCAGACGGCCGCCACGCACGGCATCGTCGAGATCGCCTGCCACAACACCGAGGGACAGACCGCGATCTCGGGAACTCCCGCCGCCGTCGAAGCCGCGGCCGACGCCCTCGAAGAGGAAGGCGCGGGGGTCGTGCCCCTCGAAGTGTCGGCACCCTTCCATTGCTCCTTGCTGGCCCCGATCCGCGACGACTTCCGCCGCTGCCTCGAGGCCGTCCCGTTTCGCGCCCCGGAACTGCCGGTCATCGACAACGTGAGCGCGCGGCCCCTCGAGAGCGCGGACGCCGTGCGCGACGCGCTCCTCGAACAGGTCACGGCGCCCGTCCTGTTCGAAGAGAGCCTCTGCTGGTTGGCTGAACGAGGCGACGTCGATCGCGCGATCCAGTGTGGACCGGGGAAGCAGCTGCTCGGATTCGCGCGACGCATTCTCCGCGAGGCCCGCGGCGAGACCTTCGACGAGGTCGCGTCGCCGACGGCCGCCGCCTGA